In the Brienomyrus brachyistius isolate T26 chromosome 20, BBRACH_0.4, whole genome shotgun sequence genome, one interval contains:
- the nt5c2b gene encoding cytosolic purine 5'-nucleotidase isoform X2: protein MTTSWSDRLQNYADLPANMDGLAMKKYRREAYHRVFVNRSLAMEKIKCFGFDMDYTLAVYKSPEYESLGFDLTVERLVSIGYPQELLNFVYDSTFPTRGLVFDTMYGNLLKVDAYGNILVCVHGFNFLRGPDIRELYPNKFIQRDDTERFYILNTLFNLPETYLFACLVDFFTNCDRYASCEKGFKDGDLFMSYKSMFQDVRDAVDWVHFKGTLKEKTVENLEKYVVKDGKLPLLLSRMIEVGKVFLATNSDYKYTDKIMTYLFDFPHGPKVGTAHRSWQSYFDLILVDARKPLFFGEGTVLRQVDTTTGRLKIGTYTGPLQHGIVYSGGSSDIVCDLLGAKGKDILYIGDHIFGDILKSKKRQGWRTFLVIPELAQELHVWTDKSSIFEELQSLDIFLAELYKHLDSSSNERPDISTIQRRIKKVTHDMDMCYGMMGSLFRSGSRQTLFASQVMRYADLYAASFINLLYYPFSYLFRAAHVLMPHESTVEHTHVDVNDTESPLATRNRHSLDFKDSDCKRNQLTRSISEIKPPNLFPQTPQEITHCHDEDDDEEEEEEEE from the exons ATGACGACATCTTGGAGTGACCGTCTACAGAACTATGCAGACCTTCCGGCCAACATGGACGGACTTGCTATGAAGAAGTATCGCCGAGAAGCCTACCACAG AGTGTTTGTAAACAGAAGTTTGGCAATGGAGAAGATCAAATGCTTTGGTTTTGATATGGATTACACTTTAGCAG TATATAAGTCACCGGAGTACGAATCCTTGGGCTTCGATCTGACTGTGGAGAGACTGGTCTCCATCGGATACCCTCAGGAACTCCTCAACTTTGTCTACGATTCGACTTTCCCTACCAG GGGCCTGGTGTTTGATACAATGTATGGGAACCTGTTGAAGGTGGATGCCTATGGGAACAtcctggtttgtgtccacgGCTTTAACTTCTTGCGGGG TCCTGACATTCGAGAGCTGTATCCAAATAAGTTCATCCAACGGGACGACACGGAACGCTTCTATATCCTCAATACCCTCTTCAACCTGCCAG AGACCTACCTCTTTGCATGCTTGGTAGACTTTTTTACCAACTGTGATAGATATGCAAG CTGTGAAAAGGGTTTTAAGGATGGGGACCTCTTCATGTCCTACAAGAGCATGTTCCAGGATGTCCGAGACGCTGTCGACTGGGTTCACTTCAAG ggaacTTTGAAGGAAAAAACTGTAGAAAACCTGGAGAAGTATGTGGTAAAAGAT GGAAAGCTACCTCTTCTGCTGAGTCGCATGATTGAAGTCGGCAAGGTCTTCCTGGCCACTAACAGCGACTATAAATACACCGAC AAAATCATGACATACCTATTCGATTTTCCTCACGGGCCAAAG GTGGGTACGGCCCATCGATCCTGGCAGTCCTACTTCGACCTGATCCTGGTGGATGCAAGGAAGCCACTGTTCTTCGGCGAGGGGACCGTGCTCCGCCAGGTGGACACT ACGACGGGCCGGCTGAAGATCGGGACTTACACAGGGCCGCTGCAGCATGGCATCGTGTACTCTGGAG GGTCCTCAGACATCGTGTGTGACCTGCTGGGGGCAAAGGGTAAAGACATCTTGTACATCGGAGACCACATCTTTGGGGACATCCTCAAGTCCAAGAAGCGCCAGGGCTGGCGGACCTTCCTGGTGATCCCTGAGCTGGCCCAGGAGCTCCACGTGTGGACCGACAAGAGCT CCATATTCGAGGAACTGCAGAGCTTGGACATTTTCTTGGCCGAACTCTACAA GCAtctggacagcagcagcaacgagAGGCCGGACATCAGCACGATTCAGAGACGCATAAAG AAAGTGACCCACGACATGGACATGTGCTACGGCATGATGGGAAGCCTCTTCCGCAGCGGCTCGCGGCAGACCCTCTTTGCATCGCAGGTGATGCGCTACGCTGACCTGTACGCGGCCTCCTTCATCAACCTGCTCTACTACCCATTCAGCTACCTGTTCAGGGCTGCCCATGTGCTG ATGCCCCATGAATCCACCGTGGAGCACACCCACGTTGACGTCAACGACACCGAGTCACCGCTGGCCACGCGCAACCGCCACTCCCTGGACTTCAAGGACTCCGACTGCAAGAGGAACCAACTGACTCGCTCCATCAGCGAAATCAAGCCCCCCAACCTGTTCCCCCAGACGCCCCAGGAGATCACGCACTGCCacgatgaagatgatgatgaggaggaggaggaggaggaagaataA
- the nt5c2b gene encoding cytosolic purine 5'-nucleotidase isoform X1 yields MRHARTLHFEALKMTTSWSDRLQNYADLPANMDGLAMKKYRREAYHRVFVNRSLAMEKIKCFGFDMDYTLAVYKSPEYESLGFDLTVERLVSIGYPQELLNFVYDSTFPTRGLVFDTMYGNLLKVDAYGNILVCVHGFNFLRGPDIRELYPNKFIQRDDTERFYILNTLFNLPETYLFACLVDFFTNCDRYASCEKGFKDGDLFMSYKSMFQDVRDAVDWVHFKGTLKEKTVENLEKYVVKDGKLPLLLSRMIEVGKVFLATNSDYKYTDKIMTYLFDFPHGPKVGTAHRSWQSYFDLILVDARKPLFFGEGTVLRQVDTTTGRLKIGTYTGPLQHGIVYSGGSSDIVCDLLGAKGKDILYIGDHIFGDILKSKKRQGWRTFLVIPELAQELHVWTDKSSIFEELQSLDIFLAELYKHLDSSSNERPDISTIQRRIKKVTHDMDMCYGMMGSLFRSGSRQTLFASQVMRYADLYAASFINLLYYPFSYLFRAAHVLMPHESTVEHTHVDVNDTESPLATRNRHSLDFKDSDCKRNQLTRSISEIKPPNLFPQTPQEITHCHDEDDDEEEEEEEE; encoded by the exons ATGAGGCATGCAAG AACACTACATTTTGAGGCACTAAAAATGACGACATCTTGGAGTGACCGTCTACAGAACTATGCAGACCTTCCGGCCAACATGGACGGACTTGCTATGAAGAAGTATCGCCGAGAAGCCTACCACAG AGTGTTTGTAAACAGAAGTTTGGCAATGGAGAAGATCAAATGCTTTGGTTTTGATATGGATTACACTTTAGCAG TATATAAGTCACCGGAGTACGAATCCTTGGGCTTCGATCTGACTGTGGAGAGACTGGTCTCCATCGGATACCCTCAGGAACTCCTCAACTTTGTCTACGATTCGACTTTCCCTACCAG GGGCCTGGTGTTTGATACAATGTATGGGAACCTGTTGAAGGTGGATGCCTATGGGAACAtcctggtttgtgtccacgGCTTTAACTTCTTGCGGGG TCCTGACATTCGAGAGCTGTATCCAAATAAGTTCATCCAACGGGACGACACGGAACGCTTCTATATCCTCAATACCCTCTTCAACCTGCCAG AGACCTACCTCTTTGCATGCTTGGTAGACTTTTTTACCAACTGTGATAGATATGCAAG CTGTGAAAAGGGTTTTAAGGATGGGGACCTCTTCATGTCCTACAAGAGCATGTTCCAGGATGTCCGAGACGCTGTCGACTGGGTTCACTTCAAG ggaacTTTGAAGGAAAAAACTGTAGAAAACCTGGAGAAGTATGTGGTAAAAGAT GGAAAGCTACCTCTTCTGCTGAGTCGCATGATTGAAGTCGGCAAGGTCTTCCTGGCCACTAACAGCGACTATAAATACACCGAC AAAATCATGACATACCTATTCGATTTTCCTCACGGGCCAAAG GTGGGTACGGCCCATCGATCCTGGCAGTCCTACTTCGACCTGATCCTGGTGGATGCAAGGAAGCCACTGTTCTTCGGCGAGGGGACCGTGCTCCGCCAGGTGGACACT ACGACGGGCCGGCTGAAGATCGGGACTTACACAGGGCCGCTGCAGCATGGCATCGTGTACTCTGGAG GGTCCTCAGACATCGTGTGTGACCTGCTGGGGGCAAAGGGTAAAGACATCTTGTACATCGGAGACCACATCTTTGGGGACATCCTCAAGTCCAAGAAGCGCCAGGGCTGGCGGACCTTCCTGGTGATCCCTGAGCTGGCCCAGGAGCTCCACGTGTGGACCGACAAGAGCT CCATATTCGAGGAACTGCAGAGCTTGGACATTTTCTTGGCCGAACTCTACAA GCAtctggacagcagcagcaacgagAGGCCGGACATCAGCACGATTCAGAGACGCATAAAG AAAGTGACCCACGACATGGACATGTGCTACGGCATGATGGGAAGCCTCTTCCGCAGCGGCTCGCGGCAGACCCTCTTTGCATCGCAGGTGATGCGCTACGCTGACCTGTACGCGGCCTCCTTCATCAACCTGCTCTACTACCCATTCAGCTACCTGTTCAGGGCTGCCCATGTGCTG ATGCCCCATGAATCCACCGTGGAGCACACCCACGTTGACGTCAACGACACCGAGTCACCGCTGGCCACGCGCAACCGCCACTCCCTGGACTTCAAGGACTCCGACTGCAAGAGGAACCAACTGACTCGCTCCATCAGCGAAATCAAGCCCCCCAACCTGTTCCCCCAGACGCCCCAGGAGATCACGCACTGCCacgatgaagatgatgatgaggaggaggaggaggaggaagaataA
- the nt5c2b gene encoding cytosolic purine 5'-nucleotidase isoform X3, which translates to MSYKSMFQDVRDAVDWVHFKGTLKEKTVENLEKYVVKDGKLPLLLSRMIEVGKVFLATNSDYKYTDKIMTYLFDFPHGPKVGTAHRSWQSYFDLILVDARKPLFFGEGTVLRQVDTTTGRLKIGTYTGPLQHGIVYSGGSSDIVCDLLGAKGKDILYIGDHIFGDILKSKKRQGWRTFLVIPELAQELHVWTDKSSIFEELQSLDIFLAELYKHLDSSSNERPDISTIQRRIKKVTHDMDMCYGMMGSLFRSGSRQTLFASQVMRYADLYAASFINLLYYPFSYLFRAAHVLMPHESTVEHTHVDVNDTESPLATRNRHSLDFKDSDCKRNQLTRSISEIKPPNLFPQTPQEITHCHDEDDDEEEEEEEE; encoded by the exons ATGTCCTACAAGAGCATGTTCCAGGATGTCCGAGACGCTGTCGACTGGGTTCACTTCAAG ggaacTTTGAAGGAAAAAACTGTAGAAAACCTGGAGAAGTATGTGGTAAAAGAT GGAAAGCTACCTCTTCTGCTGAGTCGCATGATTGAAGTCGGCAAGGTCTTCCTGGCCACTAACAGCGACTATAAATACACCGAC AAAATCATGACATACCTATTCGATTTTCCTCACGGGCCAAAG GTGGGTACGGCCCATCGATCCTGGCAGTCCTACTTCGACCTGATCCTGGTGGATGCAAGGAAGCCACTGTTCTTCGGCGAGGGGACCGTGCTCCGCCAGGTGGACACT ACGACGGGCCGGCTGAAGATCGGGACTTACACAGGGCCGCTGCAGCATGGCATCGTGTACTCTGGAG GGTCCTCAGACATCGTGTGTGACCTGCTGGGGGCAAAGGGTAAAGACATCTTGTACATCGGAGACCACATCTTTGGGGACATCCTCAAGTCCAAGAAGCGCCAGGGCTGGCGGACCTTCCTGGTGATCCCTGAGCTGGCCCAGGAGCTCCACGTGTGGACCGACAAGAGCT CCATATTCGAGGAACTGCAGAGCTTGGACATTTTCTTGGCCGAACTCTACAA GCAtctggacagcagcagcaacgagAGGCCGGACATCAGCACGATTCAGAGACGCATAAAG AAAGTGACCCACGACATGGACATGTGCTACGGCATGATGGGAAGCCTCTTCCGCAGCGGCTCGCGGCAGACCCTCTTTGCATCGCAGGTGATGCGCTACGCTGACCTGTACGCGGCCTCCTTCATCAACCTGCTCTACTACCCATTCAGCTACCTGTTCAGGGCTGCCCATGTGCTG ATGCCCCATGAATCCACCGTGGAGCACACCCACGTTGACGTCAACGACACCGAGTCACCGCTGGCCACGCGCAACCGCCACTCCCTGGACTTCAAGGACTCCGACTGCAAGAGGAACCAACTGACTCGCTCCATCAGCGAAATCAAGCCCCCCAACCTGTTCCCCCAGACGCCCCAGGAGATCACGCACTGCCacgatgaagatgatgatgaggaggaggaggaggaggaagaataA
- the LOC125715779 gene encoding alpha-internexin-like gives MSYGSELYSSSSYRKIFGDSPRYAASPPRLSSVPSSRSSFSSSGFRSQSLTRSSSLSSYKRAGRSSYSPVLSESLDLTQSSVLNNEFKIIRTNEKEQMQGLNDRFAMFIEKVRNLEQQNKVLETELVALRQRQSEPSRLADLYLQEIRELRSQVELLNGEKSQILIERENIEDDLEKLRAKYEDEIRVREEVEQMLKTYKKDVDDATIVRLDLEKKVESLLDEICFLRKVHDEEVAELTNMIQASQVNVEMEVAKPDLTSALKEIRGQYETLAAKNLHSAEEWYKSKFADLSEQANRSNEAIRASREEINEFRRQLQSKTIEIESLRGTNESLERQIQEMEDRHNTEIVGFQDMINQLENELRTTKSEMARHLREYQDLLNVKMALDIEIAAYRKLLEGEETRISSGISFAVPSPSLSYGYQTRIYTGTSKVGKKEEKEEEPQAKASKTSVQRDTFEEIVEETTSTKKVEKNESISINTTNQKN, from the exons ATGAGTTACGGATCAGAGCTGTACTCTTCCTCCTCCTACCGAAAGATTTTCGGGGATTCCCCTCGCTATGCTGCCTCTCCTCCGCGGCTGAGCAGTGTCCCTTCCTCCCGAAGTTCTTTCTCATCTAGTGGCTTTAGATCTCAGTCTCTGACCCGCTCCTCTTCTTTGAGCTCCTACAAAAGAGCAGGGCGATCTTCTTATTCTCCCGTGCTAAGCGAAAGCCTTGATTTGACCCAGAGTTCAGTTCTCAATAATGAGTTTAAAATTATCCGAACGAATGAGAAAGAACAGATGCAGGGTCTCAATGACCGCTTCGCAATGTTCATCGAGAAGGTGCGCAATCTTGAGCAGCAGAATAAAGTCCTGGAGACCGAGCTGGTGGCGCTGCGACAGCGGCAAAGCGAGCCGTCCCGACTTGCAGACTTATACCTGCAGGAGATCCGAGAGCTCCGTTCCCAGGTGGAGCTGTTGAATGGAGAGAAGTCGcagattttgattgaacgggAAAACATTGAGGACGATTTGGAGAAACTCCGAGCCAAGTATGAAGATGAAATAAGGGTGCGAGAAGAGGTAGAGCAGATGCTGAAAACTTACAAGAAGGACGTGGACGATGCAACGATCGTCCGACTGGACCTGGAGAAGAAAGTGGAGTCCCTACTGGATGAGATATGTTTCTTGAGGAAGGTTCACGACGAAGAGGTGGCTGAGCTGACGAATATGATCCAGGCGTCCCAGGTCAATGTTGAAATGGAGGTTGCAAAGCCGGATCTCACGTCTGCGCTGAAAGAGATCCGTGGCCAGTACGAAACTCTGGCGGCCAAGAACCTGCATTCGGCCGAAGAGTGGTACAAGTCCAAGTTTGCGGATCTAAGTGAACAAGCAAACCGAAGCAATGAGGCGATCCGGGCAAGTCGGGAAGAGATCAACGAATTTAGGCGACAACTGCAGTCCAAGACTATCGAAATCGAAAGCCTGAGAGGAACCAACGAGTCACTGGAGAGGCAGATCCAGGAAATGGAAGACAGACATAATACCGAAATTGTTGGATTTCAG GACATGATCAACCAGCTGGAGAATGAGCTCAGGACCACCAAGAGCGAGATGGCACGTCACCTGAGAGAGTACCAGGACCTGCTGAACGTCAAGATGGCTTTGGATATTGAGATTGCAGCCTATAG GAAACTGCTGGAGGGAGAAGAAACCCGCATCAGCTCGGGGATATCCTTTGCCGTCCCCAGCCCCAGCTTGAGCTATGGGTACCAGACCCGCATCTACACCGGCACCTCCAAGGtcggaaagaaggaagaaaaggaGGAGGAGCCTCAGGCCAAAGCCAGCAAGACGAGCGTCCAGCGCGACACATTCGAGGAGATTGTCGAGGAGACCACCTCCACCAAGAAGGTGGAGAAAAACGAGTCCATTAGCATCAACACCACCAACCAGAAAAACTAA